The region TCACCGCCCCCCGCCACCACCAGATAGCGGCTGGCATGCAGCCATCGCCCTTCGGGCAGGCTCTGCTCCTCGGCGACGTCGGACGTCAGCTGGATCTCGCCCTTCAACGAGGTCGCCAGCAACGGGGCCAACTGATAGACCCCACTCAAGCCGATCACGCGCAAGTGCCGTCCCAGTATGGGCAGTTCCTGCGGATAGGCGCTGGTCATCGCGGCCAGATGCGCGCCGGCCGAATGGCCGGACAGGGTCACGCGTTCCGGATCGAAGCCCAAAGCGCGCTGATTCCGCAGCAGGAACGTGACGGCCGCGCGGATCTGCGCCGAGATCGTCGTCACCGTCACGTTGGGCGCCAGCTCATAGCCCACGAACGCGCTTGAAACACCGGCGGTGCGCAAGTTCTCGGCGATGAAGCTGAACACCCGTTTGTCGCCGCCGCGCCAGAACCCGCCGTGCATGAACACCAGCAGCGGCGCGTCCTTTGCTTCCTGCGCCGGAAACCAATCCAGGGTGCAGCGCTCGGGCTTGGCGTAGCGCAGGCTTTGCCAGGGCACGTCCGCGCGCAGGGCTTCGCTGCGGCGGGCATAGCCCGCGTAGATTTCAGTGCGCTCCGGATGGCGGCGCTGCACGTTGTAGTCGGACTCGTTACGCAGGTCCCGCGCCGCGTCCGAACCGGCGGGGTACGCGAAACTCTCGGCCATCATGTTCATGGCAGTCGCCGCCCTTAATCGAGTTTGATGTTGGCTTGCTGGACGATGTCTTGCGCCTTCTTGATTTCCGCGGTGAGGAAGGCCTTGAAGTCGGCCGGCGTGCTGGCTACCGGCTCCAATCCCAGATCCTTCAGGCGCAGCTGTATATCGGGTTCCGCCAGGACGGCCTTCATCTCTTTCTGCAGCCGGTCGATGATGGCGGGCGGCGTGCCGGCCGGCGCGAACAAGCCATTCCAGTCATAGCTCTGGAAGCCGGGGAAGCCCGATTCCGCGATGGTGGGCAGGTCGGGCAAGGATGCCGAGCGCGTGGCGCCGGTGGTGGCCAGCGGGCGCAGGCGCCCCTGCTTGATGTGCTCGGACGCCGTGGGGATGAATGCGAAGAAGGACTGCACGTGACCCGCCAGCAAGTCGGCCATGGCCGCGCCGCCGCCCTTGTAGGGCACATGGGTCATGGGGGCATCCGCGGCGCGCGTGAAGATCTCCATGGCCAGATGCTGCGACGAGCCCAGTCCGGAAGACGCGTAGGTCATCGCGCCTTTCTGCTTCTTGGCGTACTCGATGAATTCCTTGACGTTGTTGACCGGGACGGTCGGGTTCACCACCAGCACGTTGGCGGCGCGGGCGGTCTGCGTGATCGGCGCCAGGTCGACCAGCGGCTTGAAGGACATGTCCTTGTGCAGCGCCGGGTTGACCGTGAACGTGGTGATGTCCACCAGCAGGGTGTAGCCGTCAGGCGCCGAGCGCGCGACGTAGGCGTCGGCGATCATGCCCGAACCGCCGGGCTTGTTCTCGATCACCACGCTTTGGCCCAGGCGTTCCGCCAGCTTGGGCGCCAGCAGACGCATGGTGACGTCCGCGCCGCCGCCAGGCGACGTGCTGAGGATGATGTGGATGGGGCGGTCGGGGTAGGACGCGGCTTGAGCTTGCGCGAGCGCGCCGCAGGCCAGCGACAGGGAAACGACCAGTCGCGCGAGGATATTCATATCAGCTCCGGAAAAACATCGAACGCTTGCCAGGTTGGGGAAGTGGTACGGCGGCAAAGATGTAGAGCGGCAGAGATGTATAGCGGTAGCGAGGTGCAGCGGTCGTGCTGAAGCGGTGGTGCAGTACTGCGGTCGTGATGTAAGGCGTACGGCGGTCGCGCCGATGACTCAGGTCAGGCCATCTTTCCCGACCACGTCATCGGCATGCAGGCCGCCCACGCGGGCATTGATGCGCCCCCGGTTGGCCACCGCGAAGATCAGGGCGATTTCATCCGGTAGCGGCGCCTGGGCGAGGCTCAGGGTCAGGGTGTCGTAATGGGAGCGCACATACAGCGCGTCCTTGTGCGCCAGGGGAACGTCGATGGCGGTGCCCGCCGGACCCACCTTGGTCACGGAAGGTATCCAGGCCTTGGCGCCGCCGATGGCATCGCGCAGGGGATTGGCGAAGGTGGTGGTGAGCAGAGCATTGGCGTGCTCCTGTTCACCGTTGACGCCGACCAGGCCGGCCTTGCCGTAGCTGCGCACCTCATCGAGGAGGAAGACGGTGGCCAGCTGCCGCGCCATTTCGCTGCCCAGCGCCGCGCTGGCCACGATGCCCGCGGAAAGGTCCGCCTGGCCGACCTTGAACGGATTCCTGACGACGGCGACGACCGCGACCTTGCGCAGCGGGGCGCCCTCCTGGCCGGGCGGCACCGGCTGGGTTTCGTTGATCAGAATCCACTTCGTGATGTCGATTTGCATGCCTGTTGACCCTGCAACGGTGTAACGCGAACTTACGTCTATTGTTACCTCTATTGTGGGATTGTTCAACAATGTGGCAAATTGCCGTTAACCCGGATAAGCTACGCCGCTTGAATTTCCATCTCGTTACCTCGCGACCCCGTAGGACTCATGGATTTGAAGATCAGTCCCCTGAGCGTTCAGGAAGAAACCGTCCGCAAACTCCGCGAAGCGATCATGATCGGCTACTTCGCCCCTGGCGAACGCCTGGTGGAGTCCAGCCTGTGCGAACGGCTTGGCGTCAGCCGTAATTCCCTGCGGGAGGCGATGCGCGTGCTGGCGGCCGAGCGGATGGTGGTGCTGACCCCCAATCGCGGACCGTCGGTGGTCACGATCGAATGGGCGGACGCCGAGCAGCTCTACGAAACGCGCATCTTGCTGGAAAGCGAGTTGGCGGCGCTCGCCGCCCGCCATGCCACGCCGGAAAACCTCGCGGCCATGCAGCGGGCTCTCGATGCGTTCGCGCAGGCGGTGGAAAGCGAAGACCGGCTGGCGCGTATCGTCAGCACCACGGATTTCTACGAGGCGCTGATCGTCGCCAGCCGCCATCGGGTCATGGGTGATCTGATCAAGGGCCTGGTCGCGCGCATCAACGTGCTGAGGGCCAAGAGCATGGACAACCCCGGGCGGTCATCGCACAGCCTGACCGAGATGACCGCCATGCACGACGCCATCGCGCGCCATGACGAACCCGCGGCCCGCCTGGCCGCCACCCGCCACATCGAAGCCTCACGCGAATCGGCGCGAGTCATGTTCGAGCGGGCGCGCGCGCAGCAGGGCTGATCACCTAGGCGGCCACCGGCCGCTTGTGAAAGCTTCGCAGTGTCTCCAGGAAGGCGCTTAGCGCGCTCGACACGTAGGCGTCCCGGCGGCGCACGAACTGCGTGTCCACCCTGGCCTTCGGCGCGGGCAGGTCATGCAGGCTGACGCGTCCCAGCCTGGCTGCCTCCGCCACGACGACCCGCGGCAGCATCGTCACGCCCACGCCGGCCGACACGCAGCTGACGATGGTGTCCAGCGAACCGAATTCCAGGGGCTGCGTGGCCACGATGCCTTTTTCGCCAAGATACGCTTCCAGCCTTTGCCGATACGAGCAGCCGGCATGGAACACGATGGTGCGCAAGTCGGCCAGGCCCGGCAGATCCTTCAAGGACGCCAGGTCGGGGTGGGCGACCAGCACCAGTTCCTCCACGAAAATGGTGGTCGCCTCCAGGTCGGGATGCTTGACCGGCCCCGCGACGAACACGCCGTCATAGCGGTAGTCGATCACGTCCTGCACCAGTTGCGCGGTGGTGCCGGTACTCATCACCAGCCTTACGTCGGGGTAGGCGCGCGCATAGGCGGTCAAGGCGGGCGACAGGCGCAGCGCGGTGGTGGTCTCCAGTCCGCCCAGGGTCAGCGTGCCGCAAGGCTGGCCATCGTCGCGCGCCGCGGCGCCGGCTTCCGCCAGCAGCTTGGAAACGCGTCCCGCGTAGGGCAACACCCTTTGGCCGGCCGGTGTCAGCGCCACGCCGCGGGCGTGGCGCTGGAACAGGGGCAAGCCCAGTTCCTCTTCCAGCGCGCGGATTCGCGCCGTGACATTGGACTGGACCGTGTGCAACTCGGCCGCGGCCTTGTTCATGCTGCCGTGCCGCGCGACGGCTTCGAAGGTCTTCAGGTCAGCCAGATCCATGGATTGCTCACATACAGGGTGTCGATGATGCCGGGGCAGGGCGACCGCCGTCGCTGAAAGCGCGCGGGCTTGCCGTTGGCCTGCCTACCTTAGCGCGTTCGGGCGTGTTTTGACATATCGAAAATGCAGATAGGCACAATCAAATATATTCGCTTCTTCAGATAAATGATGGGGCGTAACCTGCCCCTATCTGAATTCGTGAAGGATGTTGACCATGGAACGGTTGACGATAGCGAGGCCCCGGGAAACGTTCGGGGTGACCTGGGGCATCGTGGCGGCCTTCAGTGCCAGCCTGGTAGGGATAGGGCTGGCGCGTTTCGCGTATACGCCCTTGCTGCCGGCCATCATCGACGCGCATTGGTTCGAGCGCTCTGTCGCCGCCTATCTGGGCGCGGCCAACCTGGCCGGTTATCTTGCTGGCGCGCTGGCGGGCCGGGCGATCGCATCGCGTACGTCGACCGCCGCCACCCTGCGCGTGATGATGGCGCTGGCGACGCTGGCCTTCTTCGCCTGTGCCTATCCGCTGTCTTTTTCCTGGTTCTTCGCCTGGCGGTTTCTGTCCGGCCTGGCAGGCGGCGCGTTGATGGTGCTGGCCGCGCCCGCGGTCTTGCCTCACGTCGCGCCGGCCAAGCGTGGTTTGGCTGGCGGAATTATTTTCACGGGTGTCGGCGTGGGCGTCGTGCTGTCGGGCACCCTGGTGCCGTTGCTGCTGCGCCAGGGGCTGAGTGCGACGTGGATCGGCCTGGGGCTGTTATCCCTTTTCCTGACGGCGATCGCCTGGAAAGGATGGCCGGGGGAGGGCGCCGCGCCTGCCGCGGCCGCCGCCCAGGCCGCGCCGGGGCACCATCGCGCGGCGCATCTGCCCGTCCGTCAACTGCGTGCCCTGTATGCGGAATACGCCTTGAATGCCGCGGGCTGGGTGCCCCACATGATTTTCCTGGTCGACTATGTCGCGCACGGTTTGGGTAAGGGCTTGCAGGCGGGCGCTGAATATTGGGTCTTGTTCGGCATCGGCGCCGCCGTGGGGCCGGTGCTGGCCGGCTTGCTGGCCGACCGCGTCGGCTTCGGCTGGGCCTTGCGCCTGGCCTTTGTGCTGGAAGCGGGCGCCGTGCTGGTGCCGGCCCTTGGTCTGGGCGAAGGCTGGCTGGTGGCCTCCAGCATGGTGGTCGGCGCCTTTGTCACCGGCACCGTGCCGCTGGCGCTTGGCCGCATCCACGAACTGCTTGCGCATCATCCGTCCAGGCAAGGTCCGGCGTGGCGCACCGCCACGGTCGGCTTCGCCCTGTTCCAGGCCGTCGCCGCCTATGGCTTGTCCTTCCTGTTTTCCAACAACGGGCATGACTATGCGCAGTTGTTCGTGATCGGCACCTGCGCCCTAATGCTGGCCTTCGTGATCGATCTGGTCGTGACGGCGACGAGTCGCGGAGAGAAAAACTGAGGGGCGTAGCCCCTCAGTCATTGCTTCCCTTGCCGGAAGGCAGAGTCCTCAGTTCGCGCTGGGCAGCAGACCTTCGATCGCTGCCCACAACTCCGCCGGCGTATCCGCGCGGGCGTCCGCTTCCCACAGGGTGACGTCTTCATCGCCGCCCAGATAACCATAGGCCGCGGCGACGGCGGGCATGCCGGCGGCGTGCGCGGCCTGGACGTCGCGCAGGTCGTCACCGACATAGACGCAGCGGTCCGGCGTGTAGCCGGCTTCCTTGGCGGCGTGCAGCAGGGGATCGGGGTAAGGCTTGGCGCGGCCGACGGTGTCACCGCACACCAGCACCGCCATCGATTCCGCCAAACCCAGATGGACGACGACCGGCTCGGCCAGGTAGGTCACCTTGTTGGTGACGATGCCCCAGGCCATGCCGCGGCCTTCGATGTCGCGCAGCAGGTCCTCGATCCCCGGGAACAATCGGCTGTGCACCGTCGAGTTGGCTTCGTAGTCCGCCAGGAATTGTTTGCGGGTCTCTTCGAATTCCGGGTGTTCCGGCAGCATGTCCAAGGCCACGCGCAGCATGCCGCGCGCGCCTTGCGAGGCCACCGGCCGCAGGATCTCGAAGGGCATGGGCGCCAGGCCGCGCCGCGTGCGCTGCTTGTTGGCCGCCGCGGCCAGGTCGGGCGCCGTGTCGGCCAAAGTGCCGTCGAAGTCGAACAGGATCAGGGCTTTCATTTGCGGGTGGCCATCAGGTAGTTCACCGACGCGTCATTGGACAGCCCATAGACCTTGGTGAAGGGGTTGTATTGCATCCCGGCCATGCGCACGGCCGTCAGGTTGGCCTGCCGCACGGCCGCCGCCAGTTCGCTGGGCTTGATGAAGTTCTCGTAGCTGTGGGTGCCGCGCGGCAGCAGGCGCAGCACGTGCTCGGCGCCGACGATGGCGTACAGGAAAGATTTGGGATTGCGGTTCAGCGTGGAAAAGAACACCCAGCCGCCCGGTTTCACCAGTTCGGAGCAGGCCCGCACGATGGAAGCGGGGTCCGGCACGTGTTCCAGCATTTCCATGCACGTCACGACGTCGTAGCGTTCCGGTTGTTCACGCGCCAGGTCTTCCACCGGCACCGCGCGGTATTCCACCTTCACGCCGGATTCCAGGCCGTGCAGCCGGGCCACCTTGAGCGATTTCTCCGCCAGGTCGATGCCCGTGACGGTGGCGCCGGTGGCCGCCATGCTTTCGGCCAGAATGCCGCCGCCGCAACCTACGTCCAGCACCTGCTTGCCGGCCAGGCTGCCGGCGATTTCCTGGATCCAGCCCAGCCGCAGCGGATTGATGGCGTGCAGCGGCGCGAATTCGCTGCCCGGGTCCCACCACCGCGCCGCCAGGGCACTGAACTTGGCCAATTCGGCCTGGTCGACATTCACGCGGGATTCAGTAGAGGTGCTCATCGCTATCCGGGGGAAGAATTCAGCCGGTAATTATATAGAGCGTGAGTAGTGCGAGCCCGGCCTGGTCTGGCCTGGCCTCGCCGAGGCGACGGCGGCTATTCCCCCTGGCGCGCTTTGCCGAGCTTGCGTTCGATCAGCTGGCGGATAGCCGCCTGCATCGGTTCGGCCAGGCCACCCGTGGTGACGCAGATGCCCTGCATGCTGTCACCTAGCAACAGGAGCCGGCCCTCTTTCTCTTTCCAGTGCGTCAGGCTGGTCCAGTTGAAGCTGATGGTATGGGGTGCGGTCTGGCTCTCGATCGCGTTGTCCGTCATGACCACATGCGCGGGATAGGGCAGGCGCGGATCCGACTTGTCCACGTCAGGGCGCCGCGCCATCGCTTTGCGCAAATGGCTGCGCAAGCGTGGCCGCAACAGCAGTCGCTGCATTACGACCACCGCGATCCCTATGCCCACGGCGGCCAGCGGGTAACCTGGATGCTCCAGCAGCACGAAGCGGAAGACGTCGGCCAGGGCCGGTTTGTCCGGATCCCGGTCAGCCACGTTGAACGCAAATAACACGACGGCCAGGAAGAGGGCGGCGCCAAGGATGAGCAGCAGATCGCGGCGCAGCCGTCCCGCCCGTAGCGGCGCCATCTGGTAGATCTCCATATGAAGCGCAACGGCGTCGTCGAGAACGACCACGGCATCGAATTCTATGGGCGCGGCGTCCAGCCGGCGGGTGTCATCCTGGGCGATCTGCATGCGTTCCACCTGGTTTTATCCGCGAGAATAAAAAAAGGCCTGCGCATAAGCACAGGCCTTTGATTCGTAGCGACCAGCGCTACGTCGATATTCGCAATTACTTGCGGGTACCGACGATCTCGATTTCCACACGGCGGTTCTGAGCACGACCTTCTTTGGTCTTGTTCGTCGCCACGGGCTGGCTCTTGCCCTTGCCTTCCGTGTAGATACGGTTGGGATCGATGCCCTTGCTGACCAGGTAGGACTTGACCGCAGCGGCACGGCGCTCGGACAGCTTCTGGTTGTAAGGCACGGTACCGATCGAGTCGGTATGGCCAACAGCAATGATGGTTTCCAGATCGATGCTGCGAGCTTGCGTGGCGACTTGATCCAGCAGCTGGCGGCCTTCGGGCTTCAGAGTAGCCTTGTCGAAGTCGAAGAAGGTGTCGGCGTTGAAGACAACCTTGCTGGCCATCGGGGTGGGGGCAGCCGGCTTGGCAGCTTGAGCGACCGGCACGCCATCACAACCGGGGACGCCGGTAGCGGGGGTCCAGAACGCATCGCGCCAGCACAGTTCGTTAGTGCCGTTCTTCCAGACGTTGCCAAACGGATTGCGCCAGTTGTCCACGGTCTGGGCCGAGGCCGCACCGGAGGCCGTGACGGCAGCAAAGGCAAGCGCCAGAGCGAATTTGGAGGGTTTATTCATGTTTCTCCTCGTTGAGCTTGAAGCTGGATAAGTGACTCGCAGCGAACCCCCGCCGCATTATCAGGAAAACGGGGCCAGTATAAGCAACGCCAAAAACGACTTCAAGGGAATCGCGACTGGGTTTCCTGCGTGCTGGAAACAATCTTAAGGCATTTGTCGTGCCCTGGCAGGCGCATTCACGTCCGAGACGACCATTTCACCGCCCACGGATAGCGCGTTGTTGGTTTTAGGCAACAGGCGGAAGGTCGAAAGGGCAGGGCAAGGGAGGCTGCGTATTTTGTTACAGGTGGCCGGGCGGTGCAAGCCGGGCCGGGGCTTCAAGTGCGTGAAAAGGACAAATGTGCGGGAATGATAGAATTTCCTGTTCGCCACCCTCCGGGGTGAGCCCGCCTTTTCCGCTTCCGTCCCTACGTATATAAATATGGATTCCTTCGCCAAGGAAACACTTCCAGTATCACTGGAAGAAGAAATGCGCCGCAGCTACCTCGATTACGCAATGAGCGTGATTGTGGGGCGGGCACTGCCAGACGTACGCGACGGTCTGAAACCCGTGCATCGCCGGGTGCTGTTCGCAATGCACGAATTGAACAACGATTGGAACCGGGCTTATAAGAAGTCCGCCCGTATCGTTGGCGACGTCATCGGTAAATATCACCCCCACGGAGACCAGGCGGTCTACGACTCCATCGTCCGCATGGCGCAGGATTTCTCCCTGCGCTACATGTTGGTGGATGGGCAGGGCAACTTCGGCTCCATCGACGGCGATAACGCCGCCGCCATGCGATATACCGAAATCCGCCTCGCCAAGATCGCCCATGAGTTATTGGCCGATATCGACCAGGAAACCGTCGATTTCGGGCCTAACTATGACGGCAGCGAAAAAGAACCGCTGCTGTTGCCGTCCCGCCTGCCCAACCTGCTGGTCAACGGCAGTTCGGGTATCGCGGTGGGCATGGCCACCAATATTCCGCCGCACAATCTGTCGGAAGTCGTCGACGGCTGCCTGTATTGCCTGCGTAATCCTGAGTGCACCGTGGATGAGCTGATCGAGCTGATCCCGGCCCCGGATTTCCCCACGGGCGGCATCATCTACGGCATGGCGGGCGTGCGCGAAGGCTATCGCACCGGCCGCGGCCGGGTGGTGATGCGCGCCAAGACGCACTTCGAGGACATGGAAAAGGGCAATCGCCAGGCCATCGTGATCGATGCCATTCCCTTCCAGGTCAACAAGAAGTCGTTGCAGGAACGCATCGCCGAGCTGGTCAACGACAAGAAGATCGAGGGTATCTCCGATATCCGCGACGAGTCGGACAAGGACGGCATGCGCCTGGTCATCGAACTCAAGCGGGGTGAAGTGCCTGAGGTCGTGCTCAACAATCTGTACAAGAACACCCAGCTGCAGGACACCTTCGGGATGAACCTGGTGGCGCTGGTCGATGGCCAGCCCCGCCTGCTCAACCTCAAGCAGATGGTGGAGTACTTCCTGCAGCACCGGCGTGAAGTCGTCACGCGCCGCACGGTGTTCCAGCTGCGCAAGGCTCGCGAACGCGGCCACGTGCTGGAAGGCCTGGCCGTCGCGCTGGCCAACATCGACGATTTCATCGAAATCATCAAGGCGGCGCCGACGCCGCCGGTGGCGCGCCAGGAATTGATGGCGCGCTCCTGGGATTCGTCGCTGGTGCGTGAAATGCTGGAGCGGGCCGACGGCGACACGCCGGGCGGCATCGCGGCTTACCGTCCGG is a window of Bordetella sp. N DNA encoding:
- the gph gene encoding phosphoglycolate phosphatase (PGP is an essential enzyme in the glycolate salvage pathway in higher organisms (photorespiration in plants). Phosphoglycolate results from the oxidase activity of RubisCO in the Calvin cycle when concentrations of carbon dioxide are low relative to oxygen. This enzyme is a member of the Haloacid Dehalogenase (HAD) superfamily of aspartate-nucleophile hydrolase enzymes (PF00702).); the protein is MKALILFDFDGTLADTAPDLAAAANKQRTRRGLAPMPFEILRPVASQGARGMLRVALDMLPEHPEFEETRKQFLADYEANSTVHSRLFPGIEDLLRDIEGRGMAWGIVTNKVTYLAEPVVVHLGLAESMAVLVCGDTVGRAKPYPDPLLHAAKEAGYTPDRCVYVGDDLRDVQAAHAAGMPAVAAAYGYLGGDEDVTLWEADARADTPAELWAAIEGLLPSAN
- a CDS encoding tripartite tricarboxylate transporter substrate binding protein; its protein translation is MNILARLVVSLSLACGALAQAQAASYPDRPIHIILSTSPGGGADVTMRLLAPKLAERLGQSVVIENKPGGSGMIADAYVARSAPDGYTLLVDITTFTVNPALHKDMSFKPLVDLAPITQTARAANVLVVNPTVPVNNVKEFIEYAKKQKGAMTYASSGLGSSQHLAMEIFTRAADAPMTHVPYKGGGAAMADLLAGHVQSFFAFIPTASEHIKQGRLRPLATTGATRSASLPDLPTIAESGFPGFQSYDWNGLFAPAGTPPAIIDRLQKEMKAVLAEPDIQLRLKDLGLEPVASTPADFKAFLTAEIKKAQDIVQQANIKLD
- a CDS encoding amino acid synthesis family protein, with translation MQIDITKWILINETQPVPPGQEGAPLRKVAVVAVVRNPFKVGQADLSAGIVASAALGSEMARQLATVFLLDEVRSYGKAGLVGVNGEQEHANALLTTTFANPLRDAIGGAKAWIPSVTKVGPAGTAIDVPLAHKDALYVRSHYDTLTLSLAQAPLPDEIALIFAVANRGRINARVGGLHADDVVGKDGLT
- a CDS encoding LysR family transcriptional regulator — translated: MDLADLKTFEAVARHGSMNKAAAELHTVQSNVTARIRALEEELGLPLFQRHARGVALTPAGQRVLPYAGRVSKLLAEAGAAARDDGQPCGTLTLGGLETTTALRLSPALTAYARAYPDVRLVMSTGTTAQLVQDVIDYRYDGVFVAGPVKHPDLEATTIFVEELVLVAHPDLASLKDLPGLADLRTIVFHAGCSYRQRLEAYLGEKGIVATQPLEFGSLDTIVSCVSAGVGVTMLPRVVVAEAARLGRVSLHDLPAPKARVDTQFVRRRDAYVSSALSAFLETLRSFHKRPVAA
- a CDS encoding GntR family transcriptional regulator, with the translated sequence MDLKISPLSVQEETVRKLREAIMIGYFAPGERLVESSLCERLGVSRNSLREAMRVLAAERMVVLTPNRGPSVVTIEWADAEQLYETRILLESELAALAARHATPENLAAMQRALDAFAQAVESEDRLARIVSTTDFYEALIVASRHRVMGDLIKGLVARINVLRAKSMDNPGRSSHSLTEMTAMHDAIARHDEPAARLAATRHIEASRESARVMFERARAQQG
- a CDS encoding alpha/beta hydrolase, with protein sequence MNMMAESFAYPAGSDAARDLRNESDYNVQRRHPERTEIYAGYARRSEALRADVPWQSLRYAKPERCTLDWFPAQEAKDAPLLVFMHGGFWRGGDKRVFSFIAENLRTAGVSSAFVGYELAPNVTVTTISAQIRAAVTFLLRNQRALGFDPERVTLSGHSAGAHLAAMTSAYPQELPILGRHLRVIGLSGVYQLAPLLATSLKGEIQLTSDVAEEQSLPEGRWLHASRYLVVAGGGETPGFLAQSTHFHDALQHRGLNTTLILEPGRTHFDIFVPLTEPAYALHQQVLDVIKGPAGAAPSNAAGPVAA
- the ubiG gene encoding bifunctional 2-polyprenyl-6-hydroxyphenol methylase/3-demethylubiquinol 3-O-methyltransferase UbiG, giving the protein MSTSTESRVNVDQAELAKFSALAARWWDPGSEFAPLHAINPLRLGWIQEIAGSLAGKQVLDVGCGGGILAESMAATGATVTGIDLAEKSLKVARLHGLESGVKVEYRAVPVEDLAREQPERYDVVTCMEMLEHVPDPASIVRACSELVKPGGWVFFSTLNRNPKSFLYAIVGAEHVLRLLPRGTHSYENFIKPSELAAAVRQANLTAVRMAGMQYNPFTKVYGLSNDASVNYLMATRK
- a CDS encoding YbfB/YjiJ family MFS transporter is translated as MERLTIARPRETFGVTWGIVAAFSASLVGIGLARFAYTPLLPAIIDAHWFERSVAAYLGAANLAGYLAGALAGRAIASRTSTAATLRVMMALATLAFFACAYPLSFSWFFAWRFLSGLAGGALMVLAAPAVLPHVAPAKRGLAGGIIFTGVGVGVVLSGTLVPLLLRQGLSATWIGLGLLSLFLTAIAWKGWPGEGAAPAAAAAQAAPGHHRAAHLPVRQLRALYAEYALNAAGWVPHMIFLVDYVAHGLGKGLQAGAEYWVLFGIGAAVGPVLAGLLADRVGFGWALRLAFVLEAGAVLVPALGLGEGWLVASSMVVGAFVTGTVPLALGRIHELLAHHPSRQGPAWRTATVGFALFQAVAAYGLSFLFSNNGHDYAQLFVIGTCALMLAFVIDLVVTATSRGEKN
- the ompA gene encoding outer membrane protein OmpA; amino-acid sequence: MNKPSKFALALAFAAVTASGAASAQTVDNWRNPFGNVWKNGTNELCWRDAFWTPATGVPGCDGVPVAQAAKPAAPTPMASKVVFNADTFFDFDKATLKPEGRQLLDQVATQARSIDLETIIAVGHTDSIGTVPYNQKLSERRAAAVKSYLVSKGIDPNRIYTEGKGKSQPVATNKTKEGRAQNRRVEIEIVGTRK